Proteins encoded in a region of the Pirellulales bacterium genome:
- a CDS encoding 3-ketoacyl-ACP reductase, with product MTATPVALVTGASRGIGRGIALELARLGHVVLVNYHARRDAADEVVATIHRAGGHAISVHGDVSNTEDRRVLVERALEFGGRLDVLVNNAGITSPGRQDLLDATEQNWDQVLGTNLKGPFFLAQLAARRMIELIHAGTIAGAKIINISSISAYAISTDRADYCIAKAGMGAMTWLLADRLAGERIQVFEICPGLIATDMTEPVRKKYDQQLGAGMVPQRRWGQPEDVARAVGAIVSDAFPYSTGERINVDGGFHIRRL from the coding sequence ATGACCGCAACGCCAGTGGCACTCGTGACAGGCGCTTCGCGGGGAATCGGCCGCGGGATTGCGCTCGAGTTGGCACGCCTCGGTCACGTCGTACTCGTGAACTACCACGCCCGTCGGGACGCCGCTGACGAAGTCGTGGCCACGATTCATCGCGCCGGCGGGCACGCCATCAGCGTTCACGGAGACGTCTCGAACACGGAGGATCGCCGCGTGCTCGTCGAACGCGCGCTCGAGTTCGGCGGCCGGCTGGACGTGCTCGTAAACAACGCCGGTATTACGTCGCCAGGCCGCCAGGACTTGCTCGACGCGACCGAACAGAACTGGGATCAAGTGCTGGGCACGAATCTTAAGGGTCCGTTTTTCCTGGCCCAGCTCGCCGCACGGCGAATGATCGAGTTGATTCACGCGGGAACTATCGCCGGCGCAAAGATCATCAATATCTCCTCGATCTCGGCCTACGCCATCAGCACCGATCGCGCCGACTATTGCATCGCCAAGGCGGGCATGGGAGCCATGACCTGGCTGTTGGCCGATCGATTGGCCGGTGAGCGAATCCAGGTTTTTGAGATCTGCCCCGGCCTGATCGCTACCGACATGACTGAGCCGGTGCGGAAGAAATACGATCAGCAACTGGGGGCCGGCATGGTACCCCAGCGTCGGTGGGGACAGCCCGAGGACGTGGCTCGCGCCGTCGGCGCGATCGTCAGCGACGCGTTTCCTTATAGTACCGGCGAGAGAATCAACGTCGACGGCGGTTTTCACATCCGGCGGCTATAG
- the xylB gene encoding xylulokinase, which yields MSHFLGIDVGTSGTKALVIDETGTIQASAMETYPCYHPKPAWSEQDPNDWWRATTSAIQSVVKKAKLRPADVAAIGLSGQMHGSVFLDKRDRVIRRALLWNDQRTAAECAEIEQRAGGRRKLIKMVANPALTGFTAPKVLWLRNHEPRNFDKLAKVLLPKDEIRRRLTGEYATEVSDASGTLLLDVAKRRWSSALLSKLELDESLLPRCYESEEVTGRLTREAAEELGLSTDCLVVGGAGDCAAGAVGNGIVSKGILSTSIGTSGVMFAHSDTVEIDPEGRVHTFCHAVRGKWHVMGVTLAAGGSLQWFQNELCHKNGATDEAPTADSYEILNREAEGSPAGSEGLFFLPYLSGERTPHADPFARGCFIGLSLAHRRGHMLRSIMEGVAYSLRDCLEIIRGLGIPVREIRASGGGSKSALWRHIQADVFGQKVSTINAEEGPAYGVALLAAVGAGAFKDVREACAATIRVVDHTSPQRAAVKMYDRGFPEYQQLYRSLRDDFRRIAEMQQ from the coding sequence ATGAGTCATTTTCTCGGCATCGACGTCGGCACCTCGGGCACCAAGGCCCTCGTCATTGACGAGACGGGCACGATCCAGGCGAGCGCCATGGAGACGTACCCTTGTTATCACCCTAAGCCCGCCTGGAGCGAGCAGGACCCTAACGATTGGTGGCGAGCAACGACGTCGGCGATTCAATCGGTCGTCAAGAAGGCCAAGCTTCGCCCGGCTGACGTCGCGGCGATCGGCCTGTCAGGCCAGATGCACGGCTCGGTCTTTCTCGATAAACGCGATCGCGTTATCCGTCGGGCTCTGTTGTGGAACGACCAGCGGACCGCGGCCGAATGTGCCGAGATTGAACAGCGCGCCGGCGGACGGCGCAAACTGATCAAGATGGTGGCCAACCCGGCTTTGACCGGCTTTACCGCGCCTAAGGTCCTTTGGTTGCGCAATCATGAGCCGCGAAATTTTGACAAGCTAGCCAAGGTGCTGCTGCCGAAGGATGAGATCCGCCGCCGGCTGACTGGGGAATACGCCACCGAGGTGAGCGACGCCAGCGGCACCTTGTTGTTGGACGTTGCCAAGCGGCGGTGGTCGAGCGCTTTGCTCTCAAAGCTGGAACTCGACGAGAGCTTGTTGCCACGCTGCTACGAATCGGAAGAGGTCACCGGCCGTCTGACGCGCGAAGCCGCCGAGGAATTGGGCCTGTCGACCGATTGCCTGGTCGTCGGCGGGGCAGGGGACTGCGCCGCGGGGGCCGTGGGAAACGGCATCGTCTCGAAAGGGATCCTTTCGACGTCGATTGGCACCTCGGGCGTGATGTTCGCCCACAGCGATACGGTGGAAATCGATCCCGAGGGACGCGTGCATACATTTTGCCATGCTGTGCGCGGCAAATGGCACGTGATGGGTGTCACCCTGGCCGCCGGCGGCTCGCTCCAATGGTTTCAGAACGAGCTGTGCCATAAGAATGGCGCGACGGACGAGGCGCCGACGGCCGATTCGTACGAGATTCTCAATCGCGAGGCGGAAGGCTCCCCGGCCGGAAGTGAAGGATTGTTCTTTCTTCCCTACTTGTCCGGAGAACGCACGCCCCATGCTGATCCCTTTGCACGCGGTTGCTTCATCGGCCTGTCGCTTGCCCATCGGCGTGGGCACATGCTGCGCTCGATCATGGAGGGGGTCGCGTACTCGCTGCGCGATTGTCTGGAGATTATTCGGGGGCTAGGCATCCCCGTGCGCGAGATTCGTGCGTCGGGAGGCGGTTCGAAAAGCGCTCTCTGGCGACATATTCAAGCTGACGTCTTCGGACAGAAGGTCTCGACAATCAATGCCGAGGAGGGACCGGCTTATGGGGTGGCCTTGCTAGCGGCCGTTGGGGCCGGCGCGTTCAAGGACGTTCGCGAAGCCTGCGCAGCCACGATTCGCGTCGTCGATCATACGTCCCCCCAGCGCGCGGCGGTGAAGATGTATGACCGGGGCTTTCCCGAGTATCAACAGCTCTATCGCTCGCTGCGTGACGATTTCCGCCGCATCGCCGAGATGCAACAATAG
- a CDS encoding ornithine cyclodeaminase family protein translates to MSALYLTEADVTALIDMPGTIAVVEEAFRHLAVGEAENIPRVRTRARGIILHAMIASAGYLGYVGWKCYTTTRDAARFHVGLYDQTTGQMVALIEADQLGRLRTGATTGVALRAMAPAESHELGLFGVGRQAETQVAAAAAVLPLRRAFIYSRSEERRTLFAEKMQMQLGIEVIPVDRPQEAAEDLPIVITATTSSTPVFDGATLAEGTIVCAVGANALSRAEIDTTTVRRADAIVCDSVQACRGEAGDFTEALEKGIYDWRRAVDLAEVVVGRASGKPRTGGVAIFKSVGLAVEDVAMAARLLQLAKEQKRGVALPF, encoded by the coding sequence ATGAGTGCGCTGTATTTGACCGAAGCCGACGTGACGGCGCTGATCGATATGCCCGGCACGATTGCGGTGGTCGAGGAGGCGTTTCGCCATCTGGCCGTGGGGGAAGCCGAGAACATTCCGCGCGTACGTACCCGGGCCCGCGGCATCATCCTGCATGCCATGATCGCCTCGGCCGGATACCTGGGATACGTCGGTTGGAAATGTTATACGACGACGCGCGACGCGGCGCGCTTTCATGTCGGGCTTTACGATCAGACGACTGGGCAGATGGTGGCCCTGATCGAAGCCGATCAACTAGGCCGGCTGCGCACTGGGGCAACGACGGGCGTTGCTCTACGCGCAATGGCGCCGGCCGAATCGCACGAGCTCGGTCTGTTTGGCGTCGGCCGCCAGGCCGAGACACAGGTAGCGGCCGCTGCCGCCGTTTTGCCGCTACGGCGGGCATTCATCTACAGCCGATCGGAAGAGCGCCGCACGCTGTTCGCTGAAAAGATGCAGATGCAGTTGGGCATCGAGGTAATACCGGTCGACCGGCCGCAGGAAGCGGCCGAGGATCTGCCGATCGTGATCACGGCTACGACCAGCTCGACACCGGTCTTCGACGGGGCCACACTGGCCGAGGGGACTATTGTTTGTGCCGTGGGGGCCAATGCCTTGTCGCGTGCCGAGATCGACACCACGACAGTACGCCGCGCTGACGCAATCGTGTGCGATAGTGTGCAGGCTTGTCGCGGTGAGGCCGGGGATTTTACGGAAGCGCTGGAAAAGGGAATCTACGACTGGCGCCGCGCGGTCGACCTGGCCGAGGTGGTCGTGGGCCGCGCCAGCGGAAAGCCGCGAACCGGCGGCGTCGCGATCTTCAAATCGGTCGGTCTGGCCGTGGAGGACGTCGCTATGGCGGCCCGGCTGCTGCAGTTGGCCAAGGAACAAAAGCGCGGCGTCGCACTGCCATTCTGA
- a CDS encoding MMPL family transporter, with protein MTKRDFYARHSPAILLIAVFLLPISFAGARRALNNNQNRVEQWLPDQYEETKVYQEFRKHFQGEEFVLVSWDGCTLDDERLALLSAKLVPPADIEAPAEGRYFSKALSGPAIIDTLVNPPINITRSEAIERLRGSLIGGDGKQTCLVLTLSPEGKKSLRKTIAKIYNTAEKECNIKHDALHMGGPPSDNVAIDLAGEQSLVRLASLAGFIGLVISWWCLRSVKLVAIVLTAGIYSAMASLAFVWYSGGEMNAIVLTMPSLVYVAAISGAIHLANYYRDSIHELGLEGAPMRAIKHAWLPLSLATGTTAVGLLTLCYSELVPIQLFGFYSAVGVVISLLFLFFFMPAAFERWPLADEVEKKAEAPAIDPAFFGNWDKVGDWIISHHGIMTAGGLAVIAFCAFGMSRMETSVQLMRLFSPKAKVVTDYEWLEEHLGNLIPMEVVINVDPLSSRLNFLERMELVQRVQKEVETIPEVGKSLSAATFSANLGPPVQADAPKPKKARRGIAGLVKSVAGVKDEEALARKLRNEKLEEHRDEYLKSDYLREKDGREMWRVSARVSALKNVDYAKFVKDIRAKVEPVMDDMRARLGEKEAASLQATYTGLVPLVYKAQNSLLDGLVTGFITDLILIFIAIVVAMRSFTSGIILAVPSVFPPIVIFGLMGWLGIVVDIGTVMTPSVALGVSVDDIVHFMLQYRRAIADGATQREAVKAAYHHCGRAMYQSWGVIGLGLSVFALSPFTPTQRFGCMTIALLTATLLANLLMLPAILAGPLGYLFARGVKVKKPQAADEPPRQTPPAPKSLRPLDEAPRVEPTRRSITT; from the coding sequence ATGACTAAACGCGACTTCTACGCCCGTCACAGTCCCGCGATTCTATTGATCGCGGTATTCTTGCTGCCGATCTCATTTGCCGGCGCACGTCGCGCGCTGAATAACAATCAGAATCGCGTCGAGCAATGGCTGCCAGATCAATACGAAGAGACGAAGGTCTATCAAGAGTTCCGCAAGCACTTCCAAGGCGAGGAATTTGTCCTCGTCAGTTGGGATGGTTGCACGCTGGATGATGAGCGACTGGCGCTCTTATCCGCCAAGCTGGTGCCGCCTGCGGACATCGAGGCGCCGGCCGAGGGCCGCTACTTCTCCAAGGCGCTTTCCGGCCCCGCGATCATCGACACTCTCGTCAATCCGCCCATCAATATCACGCGTAGCGAGGCCATTGAGCGGTTGCGCGGCTCACTGATCGGCGGCGACGGCAAGCAAACCTGCCTGGTGCTGACACTCTCGCCTGAAGGCAAGAAGAGCCTGCGTAAGACGATCGCCAAGATTTACAACACCGCCGAAAAAGAGTGCAACATCAAGCATGACGCCCTGCACATGGGCGGGCCGCCATCGGACAACGTCGCCATCGATCTAGCCGGCGAGCAGAGCCTGGTCCGACTGGCGTCGTTGGCGGGGTTCATCGGGCTGGTGATTTCCTGGTGGTGCCTGCGCAGCGTCAAGCTGGTGGCCATTGTTCTCACGGCAGGCATCTATAGCGCGATGGCCAGCCTGGCCTTCGTCTGGTATTCGGGCGGAGAGATGAACGCCATCGTGCTGACGATGCCGTCGCTGGTCTATGTTGCCGCGATTTCGGGGGCCATTCACCTGGCCAATTATTACCGCGATTCGATCCATGAATTAGGCCTCGAAGGTGCCCCAATGCGTGCTATCAAGCACGCCTGGCTCCCCTTGAGTCTGGCCACGGGGACGACCGCCGTCGGTTTGCTGACGTTGTGCTACAGCGAGCTAGTGCCGATCCAACTTTTCGGCTTCTACTCGGCCGTTGGCGTGGTCATCAGCCTGCTATTTTTGTTCTTCTTCATGCCGGCCGCGTTCGAGCGCTGGCCGCTGGCGGACGAAGTTGAGAAAAAAGCCGAAGCGCCGGCCATCGATCCCGCGTTCTTCGGCAACTGGGACAAGGTTGGCGATTGGATAATCTCGCACCATGGCATTATGACCGCCGGTGGACTGGCGGTGATCGCCTTCTGCGCATTCGGAATGTCGCGGATGGAAACGTCCGTCCAATTGATGCGGCTCTTCTCGCCGAAAGCCAAAGTTGTCACCGATTATGAATGGCTCGAAGAGCATCTCGGCAACCTGATACCGATGGAAGTCGTTATCAATGTCGACCCACTCAGTTCGCGATTAAACTTCCTCGAGCGGATGGAGCTGGTGCAGCGAGTCCAAAAGGAAGTCGAAACTATTCCCGAGGTCGGCAAGAGCCTGTCGGCGGCCACCTTCTCGGCCAATTTGGGGCCGCCGGTCCAGGCCGATGCGCCTAAGCCGAAGAAGGCGCGCCGCGGGATCGCCGGGCTCGTAAAGTCGGTGGCCGGCGTCAAGGACGAGGAAGCGCTTGCGCGCAAGTTGCGAAACGAAAAGCTGGAAGAGCATCGCGACGAGTATTTGAAGAGCGACTACCTGCGCGAGAAAGACGGCCGCGAAATGTGGCGCGTCAGTGCCCGCGTCAGCGCTCTAAAGAATGTCGATTACGCCAAGTTCGTCAAAGACATTCGCGCCAAAGTCGAGCCGGTCATGGACGACATGCGGGCCAGATTGGGCGAGAAAGAGGCCGCCAGCCTGCAAGCGACTTATACCGGACTCGTGCCATTGGTCTACAAGGCGCAGAACTCGTTGCTCGACGGGCTGGTCACCGGCTTTATTACCGACCTGATCTTGATCTTCATCGCGATCGTCGTGGCGATGCGGTCGTTCACCTCGGGCATCATCCTGGCCGTGCCCAGCGTGTTTCCGCCGATCGTGATCTTCGGCCTAATGGGCTGGCTGGGAATCGTGGTCGACATCGGTACCGTGATGACTCCGAGCGTCGCCCTAGGCGTCTCGGTTGACGATATTGTGCACTTCATGTTGCAGTACCGCCGTGCGATCGCGGATGGCGCCACGCAACGTGAAGCCGTGAAGGCCGCTTATCACCATTGCGGCCGCGCCATGTATCAAAGCTGGGGCGTGATCGGCCTGGGCCTGAGCGTTTTTGCCCTCAGCCCGTTCACGCCGACCCAACGCTTCGGCTGCATGACGATCGCACTGTTGACGGCCACGCTACTGGCGAACTTGCTGATGCTGCCGGCCATTCTTGCAGGGCCGCTGGGTTATTTGTTTGCTCGAGGGGTCAAAGTAAAAAAACCTCAGGCGGCCGACGAGCCGCCACGGCAGACGCCGCCCGCTCCGAAGAGCCTTCGCCCGTTGGATGAGGCGCCGCGCGTCGAGCCGACGCGCCGCTCCATCACGACGTAG
- a CDS encoding SLC13 family permease has translation MNWQSGFTLFVLGAVLASLVFTAIGPDVALIGGLIALMAAGILTPAEMVHGLSNEGLVTVAVLFVVSAGMRETGAIDLIASRVLGRPKSTTAAIARLLIPVTGISAFVNNTPLVAMLIPVVNDWAKRQQIAASKLMIPLSYAAILGGTCSLIGTSTNLVVDGLFIKSQGYGLAMFEISKVGIPAAIAGCIYLLLTSRWLLPDRRPAISQTDDPRSYTAEMMVAPDSPLIGKSIEDAGLRHLPGVYLAEIDRDGIVLPAVSPQERLRENDRLVFVGIVESVVDLQKTRGLVPATDQVFKLESPRDVRCLIEAVVSNTCPVVGKSIRDGGFRTAYNAVVVAVARNGERINKKIGDVVLWPGDTLLLEAHPSFVNQQRNSRDFFLVSQLENSQPMRHERAFVALGIMIGMVVLTASGYMSMLKASLVAAAAMLITRCCTADVARRNIDWPVLLAIAASFAFGDALQNTGAAQAIADGLIGAAQGKPFFALAMFYLVTLLLTELITNNAAAALMFPLGIATATNMNVSVMPFVIATMMAASAGFATPIGYQTNLMVYGPGGYRFNDYVKIGVPLDILIGLITVGLSPFIWPF, from the coding sequence ATGAATTGGCAGTCGGGATTCACTTTATTCGTGCTGGGCGCCGTCTTGGCATCGCTCGTCTTTACGGCGATCGGTCCCGACGTAGCGTTGATCGGCGGCCTAATCGCACTGATGGCTGCGGGCATTCTCACGCCCGCCGAGATGGTCCACGGCCTTTCGAACGAGGGGCTCGTCACCGTGGCCGTGCTGTTCGTGGTCAGCGCCGGCATGCGCGAGACAGGAGCCATCGACCTGATCGCGTCCCGTGTCTTGGGCCGGCCAAAATCGACCACCGCTGCGATCGCCCGGTTGTTGATTCCCGTCACCGGGATCAGCGCCTTCGTCAACAACACACCGCTAGTGGCGATGCTGATTCCCGTTGTAAACGATTGGGCCAAGCGGCAACAAATCGCCGCTTCGAAGTTGATGATTCCCCTCAGCTATGCCGCGATCCTCGGTGGCACTTGTTCGCTGATTGGCACCAGCACGAATCTGGTCGTCGACGGACTCTTCATCAAATCCCAGGGCTACGGCTTGGCGATGTTCGAGATCAGCAAGGTGGGAATTCCCGCCGCGATCGCCGGCTGCATTTATTTACTTCTCACCAGTCGTTGGCTACTGCCCGATCGTCGACCAGCCATTAGCCAAACCGATGACCCACGCAGCTATACCGCCGAAATGATGGTGGCGCCGGACAGTCCGTTGATCGGCAAATCGATCGAAGACGCCGGTCTGCGCCATCTGCCGGGCGTTTACCTGGCCGAGATCGATCGCGACGGGATCGTCTTACCGGCCGTCTCACCCCAGGAACGATTGCGCGAGAACGACCGGCTGGTATTTGTCGGCATTGTCGAATCCGTGGTCGACTTGCAGAAGACGCGGGGACTAGTGCCGGCCACGGATCAGGTCTTCAAGCTCGAGTCGCCGCGCGACGTGCGTTGCCTGATCGAGGCCGTGGTGTCGAACACCTGCCCGGTGGTTGGCAAATCGATCCGAGACGGAGGCTTTCGCACCGCCTACAACGCCGTGGTCGTGGCCGTGGCCCGCAATGGTGAACGGATCAACAAGAAAATCGGCGATGTCGTGCTATGGCCCGGCGATACGCTGCTGTTGGAAGCGCATCCCTCGTTCGTCAATCAGCAGCGCAATAGTCGCGATTTCTTCCTGGTCAGCCAACTGGAAAACTCCCAGCCGATGCGCCACGAGCGGGCGTTCGTGGCCCTGGGAATCATGATCGGAATGGTCGTCCTGACGGCAAGCGGCTACATGAGCATGCTGAAGGCGTCACTCGTAGCGGCAGCGGCCATGCTGATCACCCGCTGCTGTACGGCCGACGTCGCGCGGCGCAATATCGATTGGCCGGTGCTCTTGGCCATCGCCGCATCGTTCGCCTTCGGCGACGCCCTACAGAACACGGGCGCTGCACAAGCCATTGCCGACGGATTGATCGGCGCCGCGCAGGGCAAGCCCTTCTTCGCGCTCGCCATGTTTTATCTTGTGACGTTGTTGCTGACGGAATTGATTACGAACAACGCGGCAGCGGCCTTGATGTTTCCGTTAGGCATTGCCACGGCGACCAACATGAATGTCAGCGTGATGCCATTTGTAATCGCGACCATGATGGCAGCCTCAGCCGGCTTCGCCACACCGATCGGATATCAAACGAACCTGATGGTCTATGGTCCCGGCGGATACAGGTTTAACGATTACGTAAAGATTGGCGTCCCGCTCGATATTTTGATTGGACTAATTACGGTCGGTCTTAGTCCTTTTATCTGGCCGTTTTAA
- a CDS encoding SH3 domain-containing protein — MPLRLLLAAIVLFALSGATGAEEFDNDSSDVQFPYDAFVNTDDVYLRSGPGQNYYPVLRLKRGERVQIYRHDPGGWYAIRPPAECFSWVSAEFVEPGEGKMAVIKGERVVARVGSAFSDIRDVIQVRLDEGELVEVLEAKRIGTGPAAQTWYKVSPPAGEFRWVSGQFIGHDRPEREVRKRDPDNNILIAKHSKKQEAELDKRSAARRERARDDERDELDRDNDDEPRRGRAEARQVRSRDEDRDHDPDADWDGSASMRKLASLHVKREDDREWSAPESRKASSPPRRSTNSAGDADLLKELESIDIDLSTEVAKEPSSWNLSSLRSRTESLLTHSDTALDRGRVRLVQRKISRFEDIQQRANKIASAQMATDLRNQDAIHASLGGSLGVPLDQRFDGVGKLTQIYPAQSGVASYALLDKEGKVKQYVTAAPGVNLRPYIGREIGVQGALGFMPDARTSHVTAKRVAPIEEGVTLR, encoded by the coding sequence ATGCCACTCCGTCTGCTTCTCGCAGCGATCGTTCTCTTTGCTCTAAGCGGCGCCACAGGGGCCGAAGAGTTCGACAACGATTCGAGCGATGTGCAATTTCCCTACGATGCCTTCGTCAATACCGACGACGTTTATCTGCGCAGCGGGCCCGGGCAGAATTATTACCCCGTGTTGCGATTGAAGCGCGGCGAACGTGTCCAGATCTATCGCCACGATCCAGGCGGTTGGTACGCGATCCGGCCGCCGGCGGAATGCTTTAGCTGGGTGTCGGCCGAGTTCGTCGAGCCCGGCGAAGGCAAGATGGCCGTGATCAAGGGCGAGCGTGTCGTAGCCCGCGTCGGAAGCGCGTTCAGCGATATACGTGACGTGATCCAGGTCCGATTAGACGAGGGCGAACTGGTCGAAGTTCTGGAAGCCAAGCGGATTGGCACCGGGCCGGCCGCACAGACCTGGTACAAGGTATCGCCGCCGGCAGGCGAATTCCGCTGGGTGTCAGGGCAGTTTATCGGTCACGACCGTCCGGAACGCGAAGTGCGCAAGCGCGACCCGGACAACAACATCCTGATTGCCAAGCACTCGAAAAAGCAGGAAGCGGAACTTGACAAGCGCAGCGCCGCTCGGCGAGAGCGCGCCCGCGACGACGAACGGGATGAACTCGACCGAGACAACGACGACGAACCACGTCGCGGCCGCGCCGAGGCGAGACAAGTTCGGTCGCGCGATGAAGATCGGGACCACGATCCCGACGCTGACTGGGACGGTTCAGCAAGCATGCGTAAGCTGGCATCGCTCCACGTTAAACGCGAGGATGATCGCGAGTGGTCCGCGCCAGAATCGCGCAAGGCAAGTTCACCACCACGCCGCTCGACAAATTCGGCCGGCGATGCCGATCTACTCAAGGAACTCGAATCAATCGATATCGATCTCTCGACCGAGGTGGCCAAGGAGCCCTCGAGTTGGAACCTATCATCGCTCCGTAGCCGGACAGAGTCGCTGCTTACCCACAGCGATACCGCGCTCGACCGGGGCCGCGTCAGGCTGGTGCAGCGAAAGATCTCGCGCTTCGAGGACATCCAGCAACGTGCGAATAAGATCGCCAGCGCTCAGATGGCCACGGATTTACGCAACCAGGATGCGATCCACGCTTCATTGGGAGGCTCGCTCGGCGTCCCCCTGGATCAGCGGTTCGACGGTGTCGGCAAGTTGACGCAGATTTATCCCGCGCAGTCGGGAGTGGCCAGCTATGCTTTGCTCGACAAGGAAGGCAAAGTCAAGCAGTACGTCACGGCGGCCCCAGGCGTCAATCTGCGACCGTACATCGGACGCGAAATAGGAGTGCAAGGAGCGCTGGGCTTCATGCCAGACGCCCGCACCAGCCACGTCACGGCCAAACGCGTCGCCCCGATCGAAGAAGGGGTCACGCTGCGCTAG